The DNA region GGGGCGATCTCCTCCCACTCCACCGCCGTCTGCCGCCCCGCGTCGAACTCCCGGTTCAGCCCCGCGTGCAGCGCCTGCAACCGGGGGTCGTCCTTGCGGAGTTCGACCCCCGTGTGCCCCTTGATCAGGAAGATCAATCCCGCCAGCCCGCTGTCCTTGGTCAGGCTGAGTTCCAGGGGCCGCCCCAGCAGCCGGGGCACGTCGAAGGGCGCGTACATCGGCCAGAACTTGTTCAGCCCGTCCGCGTGGATGCCCGCCCGGGTGCGGTGGGCGTCCTTGCCGTACAGCGGGTACTTGGCGGGCACGCCCTGTCCCAGCACCTCGTACACCTCGGCCAGCTCGCCCAGCCGGGTGAAGTCGGGCGCCGCGTCGGCGAAATACCCCATGCCCAGCAGGTGGAGCAGCACCCCCTCCAGCGGCGCGTTGCCCGTCCGCTCCCCCTTGCCGAGGAGGGTACCGTTGATGGCCGCACATCCCGCCAGGACGGCGGCGAGGCAGTTCGCCACGACGAGGTGGGTGTCGTTGTGCGGGTGGAACTCCAGGTCCTCCCCCCGCACGCCCAGGGCGAGCAGTTCACGGACCATGCCGGGCACGCTGCGCGGCCACGCGACGAACTCGTAGGGCAGCCCCAGCCCCATCGTGTCGCAGAGGCGGAACTTGGGCCGCCCCGCCTCCCCGTACGGCGCCGCCACCTCCAGAACGGCCTCCACGAAGGGCAGCAGGAATTCGCGCGGCGCCCGGGTCGCGTCCTCCAGGTGGAGCCGGGGCCTCAGCCCCGCGTCGAGGACGGCCCGCACGGCGTCGAGGTAGGTCTGCGCCGCCTGGGCCCGGCCGCCCGGGGTGAACTTGTGGAAGGTGTGGTAGTCGCTGGCGCTCGCCAGCATCCCCGTCTCGCGCACCCCCAGCGCCCCCACGAGACCGGCGTCCTTGCGGCTCGCGCGAATCCAGGTCGTGGGCTCGACCGGCGCCCCCCCGTGAAAGCGTTCCAGCGCCGCCTCCAGCATCTCGCGGTCGGGGGCC from Deinococcus aetherius includes:
- a CDS encoding beta/alpha barrel domain-containing protein; the protein is MTQVQDVPTPELFPDAFPAGGFPQFVWTRRPDTLPAQAWTTETTHRDGQQGGLPLTTEQGVRLYDLMCAFTGDSGAIRQAEFFVYRAPDREMLEAALERFHGGAPVEPTTWIRASRKDAGLVGALGVRETGMLASASDYHTFHKFTPGGRAQAAQTYLDAVRAVLDAGLRPRLHLEDATRAPREFLLPFVEAVLEVAAPYGEAGRPKFRLCDTMGLGLPYEFVAWPRSVPGMVRELLALGVRGEDLEFHPHNDTHLVVANCLAAVLAGCAAINGTLLGKGERTGNAPLEGVLLHLLGMGYFADAAPDFTRLGELAEVYEVLGQGVPAKYPLYGKDAHRTRAGIHADGLNKFWPMYAPFDVPRLLGRPLELSLTKDSGLAGLIFLIKGHTGVELRKDDPRLQALHAGLNREFDAGRQTAVEWEEIAPRVEALLREDQPAPPA